From a single Lactococcus allomyrinae genomic region:
- a CDS encoding lysozyme family protein: MFKKFVGLMMLVLVVLAGFYVYRAHENVKHVMSYESAVSKNLAAQGLSGDTKLALAIIYTETKGKSADVMQSSESLGAKANDISNENESIQQGISNLSKVLEYASEKKVDVWTGVQAYNYGKAYVDYIANHGGKNTIALSKAYSRDVVAPSLGNTTGETYYHITPDSLWYNQGKLYTNGGNIFYAKEVEWNMFLINLLDW, encoded by the coding sequence ATGTTTAAAAAATTCGTGGGTTTAATGATGCTGGTACTTGTAGTACTCGCCGGTTTTTATGTTTATAGAGCACATGAAAATGTCAAGCATGTGATGAGTTATGAGAGTGCAGTGAGTAAAAATCTTGCTGCTCAAGGGTTGAGTGGTGATACGAAGTTGGCACTTGCCATTATTTATACTGAAACTAAGGGAAAATCGGCAGACGTGATGCAATCTAGTGAGAGTCTTGGAGCGAAAGCAAATGATATTTCAAATGAGAATGAAAGTATCCAACAAGGGATTTCAAATCTCTCCAAAGTTCTAGAGTATGCTTCTGAAAAAAAAGTAGATGTTTGGACGGGAGTTCAGGCTTACAACTATGGTAAAGCTTATGTTGATTACATTGCGAATCATGGAGGGAAAAATACAATTGCATTATCTAAAGCTTATTCTCGTGATGTGGTTGCCCCAAGTTTAGGAAATACTACTGGTGAAACTTATTATCATATTACGCCGGATTCTTTGTGGTACAATCAAGGTAAACTTTACACAAATGGTGGAAATATTTTTTATGCTAAAGAAGTTGAATGGAATATGTTTTTAATCAATTTATTAGATTGGTAA
- a CDS encoding acylphosphatase — translation MFKIKVIVSGRVQGVGFRYFVIMIARELDILGRVWNNDDGTVGIYAQSSQREKLDQFISIIRGEKSGKRKLPMFAKVSYVDATPTHFEDFVDFNIKY, via the coding sequence ATGTTCAAAATAAAAGTGATTGTTTCTGGACGTGTCCAAGGTGTTGGTTTTCGGTACTTTGTCATCATGATAGCACGCGAGTTAGATATTTTAGGACGAGTGTGGAATAATGATGACGGTACTGTCGGTATCTATGCACAGTCAAGTCAGCGGGAAAAGCTTGACCAGTTCATCTCAATTATCCGAGGTGAAAAATCAGGTAAACGAAAACTCCCCATGTTTGCAAAAGTAAGCTACGTCGATGCTACTCCAACTCACTTTGAAGATTTTGTAGATTTTAATATTAAATACTAG
- a CDS encoding TrmH family RNA methyltransferase → MEIITSKDNKKVKEARKLLTKKYRKNSYLIEGFHLFEEAVKAGTEILQIFVEEGKFDKLSPVLTENLSVDMVSREVLKSLADSESPQGIIAEVKKCETEIDFSGSKYLVLENVQDPGNVGTMVRTADAAGFSGVILSENTADIYSAKVMRSMQGSNFHFPVVQMESSLLFGQLKKAGLSVLTTTLSANSVPYQSVKVHRFALVMGNEGAGVSDFAAEQADVLVHIEMPGQAESLNVAVAAGILMFSL, encoded by the coding sequence ATGGAAATCATCACGTCAAAAGATAATAAAAAAGTAAAAGAAGCACGTAAGTTGCTGACAAAAAAATATCGAAAAAATTCATACTTAATTGAGGGTTTTCATCTGTTTGAAGAAGCTGTAAAAGCTGGGACTGAGATTTTACAGATATTTGTAGAAGAAGGAAAATTTGACAAACTTTCACCAGTACTGACAGAAAATCTATCAGTAGATATGGTGTCAAGAGAAGTTTTGAAGTCACTTGCGGATAGTGAGAGCCCACAAGGTATTATTGCTGAAGTCAAAAAATGTGAGACGGAGATTGACTTTTCAGGATCAAAATATTTAGTGTTAGAAAATGTCCAAGACCCTGGAAATGTTGGAACGATGGTACGAACAGCTGATGCTGCTGGCTTTTCAGGCGTTATCCTTTCAGAAAATACCGCAGACATTTACAGCGCAAAAGTCATGCGCTCGATGCAAGGCTCAAACTTTCATTTTCCTGTAGTACAGATGGAGTCAAGTTTACTATTTGGACAGTTAAAAAAAGCAGGCTTGTCAGTACTGACAACAACTTTGTCAGCAAATTCTGTGCCTTATCAGTCAGTCAAAGTCCATCGGTTTGCTCTTGTCATGGGAAATGAAGGCGCAGGTGTGTCAGATTTTGCAGCCGAGCAAGCGGATGTTCTTGTGCACATTGAGATGCCAGGTCAGGCTGAATCGCTTAATGTCGCTGTTGCCGCAGGAATTTTGATGTTTAGTTTGTAA